In a genomic window of Pelotomaculum thermopropionicum SI:
- the MutL gene encoding DNA mismatch repair enzyme (predicted ATPase), with product MANIIILDEFTAGQIAAGEVVERPVSVVKELVENSIDAGAGRIVVELEGGGLQAISVLDDGCGMSEEDLVLAFQRHATSKIKCSDDLNRITTLGFRGEALPSIAAVSKITVATRTRDALAGTRAEFAGGELIGKGPIGCPPGTSITVRDLFYNTPARRKAMKAPSAEGALCGGLISRLALARPEICFEVGIKGRRVFYSPGSGNLIDSLAAVYGRQIAAEMIAVKAVAEGLSINGYLGKPSLSRSTRSHITVIINGRYVRCPAIAEAIEGAYGTLLSRGRRPVAVLSLSVSPELLDVNIHPAKLEVRLLEEEKTASLLAGILKDALADKAVIPSAGNFRQAALRLENNKPGAEIFDGLGAGIIKTPGGGSSDRHVPGDKKNIQECLTLPDAHEYVADRVWVREAEDTPAYGNKVEKLPVLNALAHFPPVYILAGGEDGLYIVDQHAAHERIIYEEILSSGRTRPSQYLLVPVMLELDYREASILIERIIWFTDAGFVIEHFGGNTFLLRGVPFELPAGQEREIILDLLDYFESKGTGAGMTDFFKWAAASIACRSAVRAGEKLSLPSMNALLQRLSGTASPYTCPHGRPVVIKLSFRELELRFRR from the coding sequence TTGGCAAATATAATTATTCTGGATGAATTTACGGCCGGCCAGATAGCAGCGGGGGAAGTGGTAGAGCGGCCGGTGTCAGTGGTCAAGGAGTTGGTGGAAAATTCCATCGATGCGGGGGCCGGCAGAATCGTCGTTGAGCTTGAGGGAGGCGGCCTTCAAGCAATAAGCGTGTTGGACGATGGCTGCGGCATGAGCGAGGAAGACCTTGTGCTGGCCTTCCAGCGCCACGCCACGAGCAAAATTAAGTGCAGTGACGATTTAAACCGCATAACCACGCTTGGGTTCAGGGGGGAAGCCCTGCCCAGTATAGCGGCGGTTTCAAAAATAACCGTTGCCACCCGGACCCGCGATGCTTTGGCCGGAACCAGGGCGGAATTTGCAGGGGGAGAGCTGATCGGCAAGGGGCCAATTGGCTGCCCCCCCGGCACAAGTATTACGGTAAGGGATTTGTTTTACAACACACCGGCCAGACGAAAGGCAATGAAAGCGCCTTCAGCCGAGGGCGCTCTGTGCGGTGGGCTGATATCACGCCTGGCCCTAGCCCGCCCCGAAATCTGTTTTGAGGTGGGAATTAAGGGCAGGCGGGTTTTTTACTCGCCCGGTTCGGGCAACCTGATCGATTCGCTGGCCGCCGTTTACGGCCGTCAGATTGCAGCAGAAATGATTGCGGTAAAGGCTGTTGCGGAAGGCCTCTCAATAAACGGGTATTTGGGCAAGCCATCTCTTAGCCGCAGCACCCGCAGCCATATAACGGTAATAATAAACGGACGGTACGTGCGCTGCCCTGCCATTGCGGAGGCAATTGAAGGAGCCTACGGCACCCTCCTGTCCAGGGGGAGAAGGCCGGTGGCGGTTCTGTCCTTATCAGTTTCGCCGGAACTGTTGGACGTAAACATACATCCGGCCAAACTGGAGGTGCGCCTGCTGGAAGAAGAAAAAACAGCAAGCCTGTTGGCCGGCATCTTGAAAGACGCTCTTGCTGACAAAGCGGTAATACCGTCCGCGGGTAATTTCCGGCAGGCAGCACTGCGCTTGGAAAATAATAAACCCGGGGCTGAGATTTTCGACGGCCTGGGTGCGGGGATCATTAAAACGCCCGGCGGGGGATCTTCTGACAGGCATGTGCCGGGCGACAAAAAAAATATCCAGGAATGTTTAACCCTGCCTGATGCCCATGAATATGTTGCAGACAGGGTATGGGTCAGGGAAGCGGAAGACACCCCGGCCTACGGCAATAAGGTTGAAAAGCTTCCCGTTTTAAATGCCCTTGCCCATTTTCCGCCCGTTTACATTCTGGCCGGAGGCGAAGACGGGCTTTATATTGTTGACCAGCATGCAGCCCACGAAAGGATTATCTATGAAGAAATCCTGTCGTCAGGCAGGACCAGACCGAGCCAGTACCTGCTTGTTCCGGTAATGCTGGAACTGGACTACCGCGAAGCTTCCATTTTGATCGAACGGATAATCTGGTTTACAGACGCCGGCTTTGTTATAGAACATTTTGGAGGAAATACTTTCCTTTTGAGGGGTGTACCTTTTGAATTGCCCGCTGGGCAAGAAAGAGAAATAATTTTAGATCTTTTGGATTACTTTGAAAGTAAAGGAACTGGTGCGGGTATGACAGATTTCTTTAAATGGGCTGCCGCTTCAATTGCCTGCAGGAGCGCAGTGAGGGCCGGAGAAAAGCTTTCGCTGCCTTCAATGAATGCGCTTCTCCAGAGGCTGTCAGGAACTGCCAGCCCGTATACTTGTCCCCATGGAAGACCGGTCGTTATCAAATTGTCATTCAGGGAGCTGGAATTGCGTTTCAGGAGATGA